The window AGCGAGATCCGCTAGGGAACGCGGGAGCGATTTGAAACTTCTGATGAGTGTTTGATCGGGTAGTGCTATCTTGAGAATCGTTTCCGCAGGATGATAATGCGGGCACGAAGACATAATCCCAAGGTCAAAATTTGCACTCTATTGATTAGATAAGAAACGAGAAACATGGCAAAGATCAATAAGACATTGAGTCAGGCAATACAGGAACGTCGAGCGACACCGAGCTTCGACGGAGCGCCCATTCCGGCGGAGGATCTGCGACAGATTCTGGATGCGGGACTACAGGCTCCCAGCGGGTATAACTTGCAGCCGTGGCGTTTTGTGGTGGTGCAGTCGACGGAGCAGAAGAAGAAGCTGCGGGCGGCGAGCTATAACCAGGGCAAGGTGGAGGAGGCGTCTGCCGTTATTGTGGCGTGTGGCGACGCGGACGGGTGGCGCAAGGATTTGGATCTGGTGTTGGAGAAGGGGCGTAAGGGTGGCATGCCGGAGAGCTATGCGGTGCAGGCGCAGGCAAGTGTTCCGAACTATATGTCGAGCTTCAGCAGCAATCAGATGCAGGGTTGGTTGAACAAGCAGGTGATGCTGGCGTTTACGCACATGCTGCTAATGGCAGAGGTGATGGGATATGACACTGCGCCGATGGAAGGGTTCGAGCAGGAGAAGGTGCATGAGGTGCTGCGGCTTCCGCTGAGCTATTGGGTTGTTGCGCTGCTTGCGGTTGGGCATGCAAAGGGCGCGGATAAGTTCGATGGCGGACGTTTCGACATTGGACATACGGTATTCGGAGAAGAGTTTGGCAAGCCGCTGAAGCTGTAACGTGGAGATGACTGGGCTATGAAGGTTGCGCTGCGCGTTCTGGCTTTTTTATTGCTCGTGATTGTTGCGGCTGGATTGATCTTTTATCGATATCCGCTCTGGGTGGCGGATCAGCACACTCGATTTCAACTTTGGCGCGCTGGGGTGAAGAGCGACTACGTCGAGGTGGGTGGGTATAGGCTTCATTACTTTGAGGCGGGACCGAGCGGTGGGGGTGGTACGCCTCTGGTGCTGGTGCATGGGCTGGGGGCCAGGGGCGAGGATTGGGGGCACATGATTCCGGCGCTGGCTGCGAAGGGGTTTCATGTCTACGTGCCGGATCTGTTGGGTTATGGGCGGTCGCAGAAGCCGGATGTGAGTTACTCGATCTCGCTACAGGAGCAGACGGTTGCTCAGTTCATGCAGGTGGTGCATGTTCCGCGGGCGGATGTGGGTGGATGGTCGATGGGTGGATGGGTGGTGATGAAGCTGGCGCTGGATCATCCGGAGATGGTGGATCGGCTGATCGTGTATGACAGCGCTGGAGTGTATTTTCCGGCGACGTTCGGGCCGGAGTTGTTTACGCCGAGCGATCCTGCCGGTGTGAGGAAGCTGATTGCGATGCTTACGCCGATTCCGCGGAAGGTGCCG is drawn from Edaphobacter lichenicola and contains these coding sequences:
- a CDS encoding nitroreductase family protein; translation: MAKINKTLSQAIQERRATPSFDGAPIPAEDLRQILDAGLQAPSGYNLQPWRFVVVQSTEQKKKLRAASYNQGKVEEASAVIVACGDADGWRKDLDLVLEKGRKGGMPESYAVQAQASVPNYMSSFSSNQMQGWLNKQVMLAFTHMLLMAEVMGYDTAPMEGFEQEKVHEVLRLPLSYWVVALLAVGHAKGADKFDGGRFDIGHTVFGEEFGKPLKL
- a CDS encoding alpha/beta fold hydrolase, with the translated sequence MKVALRVLAFLLLVIVAAGLIFYRYPLWVADQHTRFQLWRAGVKSDYVEVGGYRLHYFEAGPSGGGGTPLVLVHGLGARGEDWGHMIPALAAKGFHVYVPDLLGYGRSQKPDVSYSISLQEQTVAQFMQVVHVPRADVGGWSMGGWVVMKLALDHPEMVDRLIVYDSAGVYFPATFGPELFTPSDPAGVRKLIAMLTPIPRKVPDFAAEAMVRKLQANAWVVNRSTASMINGRDLLDFRLHNISQPMLIVWGSKDELIPLASGETIHRSVPQSVLNIIEGCGHLAPSECSVPVIESTVEFLRAVPPMRGGERMIPAGL